Proteins encoded in a region of the Verrucomicrobiota bacterium genome:
- the dnaE gene encoding DNA polymerase III subunit alpha, translated as MPPISRSIVHLDADAFFAAVEQASDPKLRGRPVAVGGEKRGIIASASYEARAFGVYTPMPTVQARKLCPQLVVLPGDFERYEQFSNWMFGYCYDFTPAVEQTSIDEGYFDLTANRSASPSVIAGTIRKAIGQRLKITVSQGIGASKLVSAVASKLTKPAAFNEIAPGQETAFLHPLPNKWLPGIGPHASDRLNSAGLVLIRHVAATPLEWLERLLGRPAALIRQFALGIDERPLIPARAPQKTFSQQTTFSEDVTREDFAEATLRHQADHLFASVREEGRAVRTLTVKIRYNDREEDQAAESLLEPTDLETEIYGRLHALLRKAWKRRVSLRMVALKLSNVYDAPPALDLPFEQTALRSAARTRLAVAVDALRQQHGHRILLRGHDFLLRPLEAERPVRPPRRSVARVRRDPPPPAPRGVRPSMLPRRAAPPVYIPLRVRSHYSFLDSTLSPSDIVAWAQRHQLPAIGLADLGNLHGAVEFVQAAAQAGIKPILGVEWRVDHQPLLLCAESARGYHHLCRLLSAQAESASSRDESAVAARQRASVSSSFFHRHAGQLEGLVALGAQAELAPLFPGRFYCFASSREAAAGLPAAAAPSVHYAAPGQRRHYDIVQSIRTLTLLEQPHPEKHRGGRRHFRDPETLRAACAGHPEWLRHTLEIAERCRFDFPFGPPQFPDFHPPDGSSPRAFLQDRVMEGLRQRYGSRASRHAAQAREELAIIAAVGYESYFLMVWDLLRECRARGIEWITRGSAADSLVCYSLGISGVCPLRFDLYFKRFLNPERMALHKLPDIDIDFAHDRKDDVVRLIFQRHGPDHCAVVGGFSTFQARSAFGEAAKVLGVSERDVRKFTEHFPWGFGGGWVPEGPAPTGGSGLIELLRASPVTRDLPLDEEPYKTALEMAGLLDSAPRYPKMHPCGVVLSRQPMRELTPTFISNKGLPTTHYDMDAVEALGLVKMDILAQGGLAVMRDALLSMGREPAGSRLRDVSPPVLHEDPGAWDPDPAHAPPIWCATDLFRRLPATFDDSRVWDMIAGGGARAVHHIESPAMTSLCRMTRVREIDGLIAIVSVIRPGAANESKKLSFTRRYQGFEPVTYPHSSLEPCLRSTYGLVVYEEHILQISEAFAGLSAGRADVLRRALVKQKRAVVEEIGREFIASARARGHDEAKIAEVWELVTGFSGYAFNKAHSTAYGVEAYQAAWLKLYHPAEFMAGVLTHGKGFYHPLVYVLECHRLGIRLLPPSVNAPGPGFAVEPAPRFPPGHSGPDRGAHAASDRADRETPGAQARRAGMISPGRGPRLRYGSRAIRVPLTRMKGLTQATTDALLDARQKRPFDSIEDFIRRTRPARDEIESMIRAGAFDAWGEPRTRQFWRVQAPETVRHLRAPRFGAGDDAALEFDFEPASRSHWPPRDDAQEPSRQQRLLWETELFGFAVTGHPLELFPEVAWETYCPVQRLGRHAGEIVTACGLVVEQRTHHQITGEPMKFLSLADWTGIVETELFAQTYKSCGLATVRYPVLEVEARVEAFENGHGFTLRVLRAGPPRQRK; from the coding sequence ATTCCTCCCATTTCCCGTTCCATTGTTCATCTTGATGCCGATGCGTTTTTCGCGGCGGTCGAGCAGGCTTCTGATCCGAAGCTGCGCGGGCGTCCCGTGGCGGTGGGCGGGGAGAAGCGTGGCATCATCGCTTCCGCGTCCTACGAGGCCCGCGCGTTTGGCGTTTACACGCCCATGCCGACGGTGCAGGCGCGCAAACTGTGCCCGCAGCTCGTCGTGCTGCCCGGGGATTTCGAGCGTTACGAGCAGTTTTCCAACTGGATGTTCGGCTACTGCTACGACTTTACCCCGGCGGTGGAGCAAACCTCCATCGACGAGGGCTATTTCGATCTTACCGCCAACCGGAGCGCTTCTCCTTCCGTCATCGCCGGCACCATTCGCAAGGCCATTGGGCAGCGCCTCAAAATCACCGTCAGCCAGGGCATCGGCGCCAGCAAGCTCGTCAGCGCCGTCGCTTCCAAATTGACCAAGCCCGCCGCTTTCAACGAAATCGCGCCCGGACAGGAAACCGCCTTTCTGCATCCCCTTCCCAACAAGTGGCTTCCCGGCATCGGCCCCCATGCCAGCGACCGGCTGAATTCCGCCGGCCTCGTCCTGATCCGGCACGTCGCCGCGACTCCGCTCGAATGGCTCGAACGCCTCCTCGGGCGCCCCGCCGCCCTCATCCGGCAATTTGCCCTCGGCATCGACGAGCGTCCGCTCATTCCCGCCCGCGCCCCTCAGAAAACGTTCAGCCAGCAAACCACGTTTTCCGAGGATGTCACCCGCGAGGATTTCGCCGAAGCCACCCTCCGCCACCAAGCCGACCACTTGTTTGCCAGTGTTCGCGAAGAGGGCCGCGCTGTTCGCACGCTCACCGTCAAGATTCGCTACAACGATCGCGAGGAAGATCAAGCCGCCGAAAGCCTCCTCGAACCCACCGACCTCGAGACCGAAATCTACGGGCGCCTTCACGCACTGCTCCGCAAAGCCTGGAAACGCCGGGTCAGCCTGCGCATGGTTGCATTGAAGTTGTCCAACGTCTATGACGCGCCGCCGGCCCTCGATCTTCCGTTCGAGCAAACCGCGCTCCGCTCCGCCGCCCGGACCCGGCTCGCGGTGGCCGTCGATGCGCTTCGCCAGCAGCACGGCCACCGCATTCTTTTGCGCGGCCACGATTTTCTCCTGCGGCCCCTCGAGGCGGAGCGCCCCGTCCGCCCTCCGCGCCGCAGCGTGGCGCGCGTCCGGCGCGACCCTCCGCCGCCCGCGCCGCGCGGGGTCCGGCCCTCGATGCTTCCGCGCCGCGCCGCGCCGCCCGTTTACATCCCGCTCCGTGTGCGCAGTCATTACTCCTTTCTCGATTCCACGCTGTCTCCGTCGGACATCGTGGCCTGGGCGCAACGGCATCAACTGCCCGCCATTGGCCTCGCCGATTTGGGCAATCTCCACGGTGCCGTCGAATTCGTGCAAGCCGCGGCCCAAGCCGGCATCAAACCCATTCTTGGCGTCGAATGGCGCGTCGATCATCAACCTCTTCTGCTCTGCGCCGAATCCGCCCGGGGGTATCACCACCTCTGCCGCCTCCTTTCCGCTCAGGCCGAGTCCGCATCCTCCCGCGACGAGTCCGCCGTCGCCGCCCGCCAGCGCGCTTCCGTTTCTTCCTCTTTTTTTCATCGTCACGCCGGGCAGCTTGAAGGGCTTGTTGCCCTCGGCGCCCAAGCGGAACTGGCGCCGCTGTTTCCCGGGCGCTTTTACTGCTTCGCGTCCTCGCGCGAGGCGGCCGCCGGTCTGCCCGCGGCCGCCGCGCCGTCCGTCCATTACGCCGCTCCCGGGCAGCGGCGTCATTACGACATCGTGCAAAGCATCCGCACCCTCACGCTGCTTGAACAGCCTCATCCGGAGAAGCACCGGGGCGGGCGCCGCCATTTTCGCGATCCCGAGACCTTGCGCGCCGCCTGCGCCGGGCATCCTGAATGGCTGCGCCACACGCTTGAAATCGCCGAGCGTTGCCGGTTTGATTTTCCCTTTGGCCCGCCGCAATTTCCCGATTTTCATCCGCCCGATGGATCCAGTCCGCGGGCTTTCCTGCAGGACCGTGTCATGGAGGGACTCCGCCAGCGCTATGGTTCCCGCGCCTCCCGGCATGCCGCGCAAGCGCGGGAGGAACTCGCGATCATCGCCGCGGTGGGCTATGAATCGTATTTCCTCATGGTGTGGGATTTGTTGCGGGAATGCCGCGCGCGCGGCATCGAATGGATCACCCGGGGCAGCGCCGCCGATTCGCTCGTGTGCTACAGTCTCGGCATCTCCGGCGTCTGTCCCCTTCGCTTCGATCTCTATTTCAAGCGCTTCCTCAACCCGGAACGCATGGCGCTCCACAAATTGCCGGACATCGACATCGATTTCGCCCATGACCGCAAGGACGACGTCGTGCGGCTGATTTTTCAGCGGCACGGGCCCGATCATTGCGCCGTTGTCGGGGGATTTTCGACGTTTCAAGCGCGCAGTGCGTTCGGCGAGGCGGCCAAAGTCCTGGGGGTGTCGGAACGCGATGTGCGCAAGTTCACCGAACACTTTCCCTGGGGCTTCGGCGGCGGCTGGGTTCCCGAAGGTCCCGCTCCCACGGGCGGATCCGGCTTGATCGAATTGTTGCGCGCCAGCCCGGTCACGCGCGATTTGCCTCTCGACGAGGAGCCTTACAAAACCGCCCTCGAAATGGCCGGGTTGCTCGACAGCGCCCCCCGCTATCCGAAGATGCACCCCTGCGGCGTCGTGCTTTCCCGCCAGCCGATGCGCGAACTTACTCCCACCTTCATTTCCAACAAAGGCCTTCCCACCACGCATTACGACATGGACGCCGTGGAAGCGCTGGGCCTGGTCAAGATGGACATTCTCGCCCAAGGCGGACTCGCCGTGATGCGCGACGCGCTGTTGAGCATGGGGCGGGAGCCGGCAGGGTCCCGGCTCCGCGACGTGTCTCCTCCGGTTCTGCATGAGGATCCCGGGGCTTGGGATCCTGATCCTGCCCACGCCCCCCCCATCTGGTGTGCCACGGACCTTTTCCGGCGCCTGCCTGCCACGTTCGACGATTCCCGCGTATGGGACATGATCGCCGGCGGCGGCGCGCGCGCCGTGCATCACATCGAATCTCCCGCCATGACCAGCCTTTGCCGCATGACGCGGGTGCGGGAAATCGACGGCCTGATTGCCATCGTCTCGGTGATCCGGCCCGGTGCCGCCAACGAATCCAAAAAGCTCTCCTTTACCCGCCGCTATCAAGGATTCGAGCCTGTCACGTATCCCCATTCCTCCCTCGAACCCTGCCTTCGCAGCACCTATGGCCTTGTGGTTTATGAGGAGCATATTCTCCAAATCTCGGAGGCGTTTGCCGGACTCTCCGCCGGACGGGCCGACGTGCTTCGCCGCGCGCTGGTCAAACAAAAGCGCGCGGTGGTCGAGGAGATCGGACGTGAATTCATCGCATCCGCCCGGGCGCGCGGCCATGACGAGGCTAAAATCGCCGAGGTCTGGGAGTTGGTCACCGGCTTTTCGGGATACGCTTTCAACAAGGCGCACTCGACCGCTTACGGCGTGGAAGCTTACCAGGCGGCCTGGCTCAAGCTCTATCACCCGGCGGAGTTCATGGCCGGCGTGCTCACGCACGGCAAAGGTTTTTACCATCCGCTGGTGTACGTGCTGGAATGCCACCGGCTCGGCATCCGTCTGCTTCCGCCTTCGGTCAATGCGCCCGGGCCCGGGTTTGCGGTCGAACCCGCCCCGCGTTTTCCCCCGGGCCACTCTGGTCCGGATCGCGGCGCTCATGCCGCTTCGGATCGTGCCGATCGAGAGACGCCGGGTGCGCAGGCGCGCCGCGCGGGCATGATTTCTCCCGGGCGCGGTCCGCGCCTCCGTTACGGTTCCCGGGCCATTCGCGTGCCCTTGACCCGAATGAAGGGTCTCACCCAAGCCACGACAGATGCCTTGCTGGACGCGCGGCAAAAGAGGCCGTTCGATTCGATTGAGGATTTTATCCGGCGCACGCGCCCGGCCCGGGACGAAATCGAAAGCATGATTCGCGCGGGCGCTTTCGACGCTTGGGGCGAGCCGCGGACCCGCCAATTTTGGCGCGTGCAAGCGCCCGAGACCGTCCGCCACCTGCGCGCCCCCCGGTTTGGCGCCGGAGACGACGCGGCGCTCGAATTCGATTTTGAACCCGCCTCCCGATCCCATTGGCCTCCGAGGGACGACGCGCAAGAGCCGTCGCGGCAGCAAAGACTTCTGTGGGAAACCGAGCTGTTCGGTTTCGCCGTCACGGGTCATCCCCTCGAACTTTTTCCCGAGGTGGCCTGGGAAACCTATTGTCCCGTGCAACGCCTGGGGCGGCATGCCGGTGAAATTGTCACCGCGTGC